In the Mytilus galloprovincialis chromosome 10, xbMytGall1.hap1.1, whole genome shotgun sequence genome, one interval contains:
- the LOC143049351 gene encoding uncharacterized protein LOC143049351, with amino-acid sequence MTTKYLFGLTFVILLIQYVSSSATTQTTLKSTLTHPTTRKPRPTPEPQLYDDIYFTYSKWSAEHLLIAWFHHKDCYAMPLSETDIQTIQTTDGLTKFEIFMLGQIRSNNYYLWSADDLEVRIQSWGQQCRKAGGKVYRVYAV; translated from the exons ATGACAACCAAATATTTGTTTGgattaacatttgtaattttattaatACAG tatGTTTCCTCCTCTGCAACAACACAGACTACATTGAAGAGTACCTTGACGCATCCCACCACCCGTAAGCCTAGGCCTACTCCAGAACCTCAACTGTATGACGATATTTATTTCACGTACTCCAAATGGTCAGCAGAG CATTTACTGATCGCATGGTTTCACCATAAGGATTGTTACGCAATGCCATTGTCTGAAACTGACATACAAACTATTCAAACAACAGATGGTTTAACCAAATTTGAG atttttatgCTTGGTCAAATAAGAAGCAACAATTACTATCTATGGTCAGCTGACGATCTTGAAGTTCGAATCCAGTCATGGGGACAGCAATGTAGAAAAGCCGGCGGGAAGGTGTACAGAGTTTACGCAGTTTAG
- the LOC143048405 gene encoding arginine kinase-like, with translation MYKNYCNQLEQQKQPQQEKMSDLAELWKKLSGAKYPDECKSLLKQCLTQELFDQLKDKKTSLNGTLADCIRSGAKNLDSGVGLYACDPEAYTTFKPLFDAVIKMYHKVDTINHPKPDFGDISKLDFGDIDPSGEMIVSTRVRVGRSHDGYSFPPCSNKEARIDMLKKTEEACATLPGELAGKMYRLEGMSKTDEQQLIDDHFLFKNDDRMLGDAGGYADWPIGRGIFHNPKKTFLVWVNEEDHLRFISMQMGGNLGEVYKRLVSGIQELEKKLTFAKKDGYGYLTFCPTNLGTTCRASVHIRIPKLSKLPEFKEFCEKLNLQPRGIHGEHTESVGGVFDISNKRRLGLTEYEAIQEMRKGVEEIIKKEKSL, from the exons atgtataaaaattattgtaatCAGTTGGAACAGCAGAAACAACCTCAGCAAGAAAAAATGTCCGACCTCGCCGAATTGTGGAAGAAATTGAGTGGAGCCAAATATCCAGATGAATGCAAATCTCTACTTAAACAATGTTTAACACAGGAATTGTTTGATCAATTGAAGGATAAGAAAACTTCACTAAATGGAACTTTAGCAGACTGCATTCGTTCAG GAGCCAAGAATTTGGACAGCGGGGTCGGACTGTATGCATGTGATCCAGAGGCATACACCACATTTAAACCATTGTTCGATGCCGTCATCAAGATGTACCACAAGGTTGACACCATTAACCATCCAAAACCCGACTTTGGAGACATCTCAAAACTTGACTTCGGAGATATCGACCCCAGCGGTGAAATGATCGTATCCACCAGAGTCCGTGTCGGCAGAAGTCACGATGGTTACTCATTCCCTCCATGCTCAAACAAAGAG GCAAGAATTGATATGTTGAAAAAGACTGAGGAAGCTTGTGCTACACTCCCAGGTGAGCTGGCCGGCAAAATGTACCGTCTAGAAGGCATGTCAAAGACCGACGAACAACAACTTATTGATGATCACTTTCTGTTTAAAAATGACGACAG AATGTTGGGTGATGCTGGAGGCTATGCAGACTGGCCTATTGGTAGAGGTATCTTCCACAACCCCAAGAAAACATTCTTAGTGTGGGTTAACGAGGAGGACCATTTACGTTTCATTTCCATGCAGATGGGTGGTAACCTCGGTGAAGTTTACAAACGATTAGTCAGC GGCATTCAAGAATTAGAAAAGAAGCTGACCTTTGCAAAGAAGGATGGTTATGGTTACTTGACCTTCTGTCCAACTAACTTAGGAACAACATGCAGAGCCAGTGTACACATTAGAATTCCAAAACTCTCAAAGTTACCAGAGTTTAAAGAATTCTGTGAAAAACTCAATCTCCAACCCAGAG gTATCCACGGTGAACACACAGAAAGTGTAGGTGGTGTATTTGACATTTCCAACAAACGTCGTTTGGGTCTCACTGAATATGAAGCCATCCAGGAAATGAGAAAAGGAGTAGAAGAGATCATTAAGAAGGAGAAATCCTTGTAA